The Kribbella sp. HUAS MG21 genome includes the window GGCTCCAAGATCACCCAGACGGTGATCCGCGCCTACGGGGTCCGCTGATCAGTTAGAGCCAGTCGCGCTTCGCCGCTTGGAACGCCAGACCGGTCCGGGTGTCCACACCCGCCAGGGCCATCAGGCGATCCAGGCGGCGTTGCACTGTCCGGCGGCTGATGCCCAACTGGTTCGCGATCGACTTGTCCGGTACGCCGGCGACGAGCAGCGAGAGCAGGAGCCGTTCGGAGTCGTCCAGGCTCTCGATCCCGACCTCCTCGTCGGGTTGCAGCCGTACGGGCGTGGCCACCTCCCAGTAGCTCTCGAAGAGCGCCAGCAACGCGTCCAGGAGCTGCCCGCGGCTGATGATCGCGGCCGACGGCTCACCGATGCTCGCCTCGTCGTCGCGGACCAGCGGGCAGATCGCCGTCTGCCGGTCCACGATCGCGATCCGGACCGGCAGCGTCGGCACCACCCGGGCCTCCTCGCCCCAGCTGACGCCCTCGGCGATCGAGTCCAGCTCACCGGGTGTCTCGATCAGCGCGCGCTCGTAGATCGCGCGGTACCGGACGCCGCGCGAGAGGGCGCCGTACTCCTCGGTGTTCTCGGCGCCCTGCATCGCCAGCGGGTTCGCGCGGCAGAACCAGAGGATCTCCTCGCGGGCGGCGTTCTGCAGGTCGCGGAGCCGCTCGCGGAGCGTGGTGGCGCCGATGATCACCTCGACCAGGTGGTGCGCGTCGCGGCGGCTCGCGCTGGCCCGGAACTCCTCGCTGAGCGCGGCCACCGTCTTCCGCGCGGCCTCGAGCGACTCCTGGCGGCGCAGCAGCGTCGTCCCGAAGGCCACGTCCGGCGGCAACGGCCGGAACACCGGCTCGTCGGCCGGCTGCGCCGACACCAGCCCCTTCGCCTGGAGCCGCTGCAGCACCTCGTCGGCCTCGGGCTGCGTGAACTTGGCGACCTCGGCCAGGTCGGCGGCCCGCGCCGCCGACAACCCGACGAGCAGCCGGTAGGCCTGCTCCTCCCGCTCGTCCAGCAACACGCCGTCGTGCATCCCACCCACCTCCGCCCTCCACCTAAGCAGGCATTCCAACGTGGAAGCGAGCATTTTCCAGCTGACACCGATCAGCCACGACACGTTTGTGTCATCACGAGCCTCTCAGGTCCTCGTCCCTAAGCGGTCAGACGCCAGCGGAACCCGCCGCCCCAGATCGGGCTGGTGGGGTGGGTTTGCGAACAGCTGAGCGCCCACCGCCCTGGAAAAGAGAACCATGATGAGTGTGACCGACTACGCCGGGATCGCCGGCCTGATCGCCGCGGCCGCGGTAGCCCTCTGGATGCTCCGCAACCACCGCGCCGTGGCCTCCACCGCCCGCCACCGCGGCACCCCTACGCTGCGGCTACCGCGGCCGACCCACCCGGAGCGCGCTTCTTCGCGCGGTAGTAAGTAAGCCCGCCGTAGGCGTACATCGACAGCCCCAGCGCGCCCATCAGCACGATCACGACCCACTGCCACGGACCGTCCTGGTGGAGGGCCAGGAACCATGACTTGGTGTCGTGATTGCCGGTCAGCTTGAACACCGCCGGTACGACGGACTGCGGGAACAGCGGGATCGCCCCGAACCCCAGGCAGACGTGGGCCAGCGCGCGCCGCCACCTGGGCAGCGCCTCGAGCCCCGTGGACTTCTTGGCCTGCTCCACGGGCGACCGCCCGTGCCTGAGCAGCGTGAGGAGCTCGGGCCCGTGCGTGTCGAGGCGCCGGGCCGCGACGCGTCCGAAGTACCACCAGGCCAAGACACCGGACAGGATGCCGACCGGCACGCCCCACCAACCGAGGGACAGCGCGATCACCAGCGCCGGGCCGCAGGTCGTCGCGACCAGCACCAGCATCACGTAGACGACGCCCATCGTCTCGCCCTCGTTCTCACCCGAGTTGAGCGGGTTGCCGGACCGCCTGTGCGCGTCGGTCGTCGGTACGGCGGCATACACCGACGCGGCCACGACCAGACCCGCCGCACCACCCAGCAACGCGGGCAGCACGCTCAGCACCAACGGCCACGCGCTCGTCACACCGGACCACCACGTCAGCAGCACAGTGATCAGCAACGTC containing:
- a CDS encoding helix-turn-helix domain-containing protein; translated protein: MHDGVLLDEREEQAYRLLVGLSAARAADLAEVAKFTQPEADEVLQRLQAKGLVSAQPADEPVFRPLPPDVAFGTTLLRRQESLEAARKTVAALSEEFRASASRRDAHHLVEVIIGATTLRERLRDLQNAAREEILWFCRANPLAMQGAENTEEYGALSRGVRYRAIYERALIETPGELDSIAEGVSWGEEARVVPTLPVRIAIVDRQTAICPLVRDDEASIGEPSAAIISRGQLLDALLALFESYWEVATPVRLQPDEEVGIESLDDSERLLLSLLVAGVPDKSIANQLGISRRTVQRRLDRLMALAGVDTRTGLAFQAAKRDWL